CGGTCGAGCGCGGTCATGGCCGCGAGACCTCGGGGGAGATTTCGACGCTCGACGCTCGCCGCGCCCCCTCGATGCACGAGGCCGACGAGCTGGGGCCGGCGTCCAGGGCGACGAGCCCGAGGCCGACGAGCTGGGGTCGGCGTCCTCGGGGGGTACGTCCCGACGCACCCGCACACGGTCGGCGCGCACGCACAAGAGCACGCGTGCAAGCGTGTGTCTCGACAAGCTTTCTGGCCGAATTATGGCCGCTCGACCCCCCCCGCATGCGGGGGTGGCCAAAATTCGACGTCGAGCGCGGTCATGGCCGCGAGACCTCGGGGGAGATTTCGACGCGCGACGCTCGCCGCGCCCCCTCGATGCACGAGGCCGACGAGCACGAGGCGCACCCGCCCCCCGCGTCGAGCCCGCGGATTTACGCGGTCGAGCGCGGTCATGGCCGCGAGACCTCGGGGGAGATTTCGACGCGCGACGCTCGCCGCGCCTCCTCGATGCACGAGGCCGACGAGCACGAGACGCACCCGCCCCCCACGTCGAGCCCGCGGATTTACGCGGTCGAGCGCGGTCATGGCCGCGAGACCTCGGGGGAGATTTCGACGCGCGCCGCCTCGATGCACGAGGCCGACGAGCACGAGGCCCACGTCGAGCCCGAGGCCGGCGAGCTGGGGCCGGCGTCCAGGGCGACGAGCACGAGGCCGGCGTCGAGCGCCGCGCCGCTCGATGGCCCCGGGGTCGGTCGCGACGCACCCGCCCCCCACGTCGAGCCCGCGGATCTACGCGGTCGAGCGCGGTCACGGTCGCGAGACCTCGGGGGAGATTTCGACGCGCGCCACCTCGATGCACGAGGCCGGCGAGCACGAGGCCCACGTCGAGCCCGAGGCCGACGAGCTGGGGCCGGCGTCCAGGGCGACGAGCACGAGGCCGGCGTCGAGCGCCGCGCCCCTCGATGCCCGAGGCCGGCGAGCAGGGGCCGGCGTCCTCGGGGGTACGTCCCGACGCACCGGCCCGCGGTCGATGCACCCGCACAAGAGCACGCGTGCAAGCGTGTGTCGCGACAAGCTTTTTGGCCGAATTATGGCCGCTCGACCCCCCCCGCATGCGGGGGTGGCCAAAATTCGACGTCGAGCGCGGTCATGGCCGCGAGACCTCGGGGAAGATTTCGCCGCTCGCCGCGCCGTCCGCCTCGATGCACGAGGCCGGCGAGCAGAGCGACGAGCACGAGTCCGGCGTCGAGCGCCGCGCCGCTCGATGGCCCCGGGGTCGGTCGCGACGCACCCGCCCCCCACGTCGAGCCCGCGGATCTACGCGGTCGAGCGCGGTCATGGCCGCGAGACCTCGGGGGAGATTTCGACGCTCGACGCTCGCCGCTCGCCGCGTCGCCTCGATGCACGAGGCCGACGAGCACGAGGCCCACGTCGAGCCCGAGGCCGACGAGCTGGGGCCGGCGAGCACGAGGCCCACGTCGAGCACGAGGCCGACGAGCTGGGGCCGGCGTCCAGGGCGACGAGCACGAGGCCGGCGTCGAGCGTCGCGCCCCTCGATGCCCGAGGCCGGCGAGCTGGGGCGGGCGTCCTCGGGGGGTGCGTCCCGACGCACCCGCCCGCGGTCGATGCACACGAGCAAGAGAGCGCGCGTGCGTGCGTGTGTCGCGACAAGCTTTTTGGCCGAATTATGGCCGCTCGACCCCCCCCGCATGCGGGGGTGGCCAAAATTCGACGTCGAGCGCGGTCATGGCCGCGATACCTCGGGGGAGATTTCGACGCGCGCCGCTCGCTGCGCCGCCTCGATGCCTGAGCCCGACGAGCTGGGGCCGTCGTCCGGCGAGCACAAGGCGCCCACGTCGAGCGCCGCGCCACCTCGATGCCCGAGCGCGACGAGCACGAACGATCCGGAGAAGATTCTCGCGGAGCGCGCGGCCGAGCTAACGAAATGAGGCGGTGTTCCTGGCGCGTTTTATGGTTTGTCGCGAATGATGGCGTAATCGAGGGCAAAGCCGGCGGAACTCGAAGGGTCCCAACCCGCGGTTAACGCCTGAATCACGATATTCCTGACGATCGCAGGTGTTACAGACGTCTGATGCGGGGAGATCCAATTGTCGGGACGGCTGACGACGAGGTTGACCAGGAGGACGCCTGTTTCGCCGGCGTCACACGCCTGGATGGCCAAGCGCATCGGTGTTTGAAACGCTCCTTGGCTGTATGTCGGTTTTCGCCGGATACGCCAAGCATACTCGCGTTCTCCGACGCGGATCCGCCGGCTTCCTTTACCCGGGACTGCCACGAGGGACTCCTCTCGAAGGGATCGTAGGGAGAGTAGCGCCCTGACGTCCGCGACGCCAGCGCGGCAGCGGCGCGGACGAGCGGGCTGCCCGATCAGAGCTTGCCGGAGAGATTTCGAGAGATAGGCCGCGACGCGGCTCGGGGTGGCCGTTATGCTCATCGCCGACGGCGAGATCGGCGTCGGCGACCGTCAGGACGTGCGAGGCGCCCCGCTGCACCTCTCGCGCGGTAACATTCGCAGGGGAAGCGGAGGTGGACTCGGCGAGCGCGTGGCCCGTGCCGCAAGAGCCGAGCGCGAGCAGGCCCTCCACGTCGCGGCCGTCGAGCGCAAGGCGCGAGGGGCCGCCGAAATACGTGGTCGAGCGCAGTCCTGCCACGTCGGCATCCCCGAGGATTTCCACGCGCCTCGCAGTTCGTCGCGGTCCGGTCGCTCGACATCGAGCGCATTGAGCCTCGCGGGTGCGTCCGTGCAAACCCTCGCCGCGAGCCTGGCGTTGCTGCCACGACCCCCAAGTGAGCGCGGCGGAAACCCATGTCGAGCAGGCCGCAAGCCCGCAGAATCACCTAGAGACCTCGGATCGGGGGCCGACGGAAATGGCACGACCATCGAGGGCGCGCGCATCGAGCGCAGGACCCGGGGGCCTGCCAAAACACGCGGTCGAGCGCGGTCCGGGCGCGCCTGCCTCGGGGGAGATTTCGTCGCGGAGTTCGCCCCCGCCGTCGAGCGCGAGCAGGCCTTCCACGTCGCGAGCGTCGAGCGTGAGGCCCGCGGGCCTGCCGAAACACGCGGTCGAGCGCGGTCCGGGCGCATCGGCCTCGGGGAAGATTTCGCCGCGAAGCTCGCCCGCGCCGTCGGGCGTGTCGAGCGTCGAGCCCGGCGGGGGCGTCCCTGCAAACCCTCGCCCGCCCACGTCGAGCGTGCACGTCGGACCGCCTGCGTTTCCGCCACCCTGCATCCGGGCGCGGCGGAAACTCGATGTCGAGCGCGGTCCAAGCTGTCGAAAGCACCCGAAGATTTGGGCGCGAGGGGGGCCGGCGGAAATGCAACCCCTCCGCGCTCCGCGGGCTCCCCCACGTCCCGCCGTTGAGCGTGTCGAGCTCGTCCAGCGCCACGAGCTGGCGACCGTCGAGCGCGTCGAGCGTGCCGCGTCGGAGCCGATCGCAAAATGGCCGAATGACCGCAGCATCCGGCATCATGCAGCGATGGACGCGTCCGCCTCGCGTGGCGCGACGTCGACACCGTGCATGCGACGAGCACGAGGTACGGCGTACGATTGGAGCGGCAATTCAAGAGGGTAGCGCGTCCGAGCGTCGAGCGCCGGCCGGTGAAATCGTCCCTCAGACAGACGGCCGGCGGAAACGGACCCCTTCACGAGGAGGCCTATTTCACGGGTAAACGCGCGCCCCGCGTGCCCTCGATCGAAGCGTGCTCGCCGCGCTCGTCGTGCGTCCGGTACGTCGAACGCACGCGCGGCGCATCCTTAGTTTCCGCCACCTCGACCCCCCCGCATGCGGGGGTGGCGGAAATTCCACGTCGAGCGCGGTCACGGCCGCGAGACCTCGGGGGAGATTTCGACGCGCGACGCTCGCCGCGCCGCCTCGATGCCCGAGGCCGACGAGCACGAGGCGCACCCGCCCCCCACGTCGAGCCCGCGGATCTTCGCGCCCTCGGGGGAGAGTTCGACGCGCGACGCTCGCCGCGCCGCCTCGATGCACGGGGCCGACGAGCACGAGGCCGGCGTCGAGCGCCGCCCCTCGATGGCCCCGGGGTCGGTCGCGACGCACCCGCCCCCCACGTCGGGCCCGCGGATCTACGCGGTCGAGCGCGGTCACGGCCGCGAGACCTCGGGGGAGATTTCGACGCGCGCCGCTCGCCGCGCCGTCCGCCGCGATGCACGAGGCCGACGAGCACGAGGCGCACGTCGAGCCCGAGGCCGACGAGCTGGGGCCGGCGTCCAGGGCGACGAGCACGAGGCCGGCGTCGAGCGCCGCTTCGATGCACGAGGCCGACGAGCACGAGGCGCACCCGCCCCCCACGTCGGGCCCGCGGATTTATGCGGTCGAGCGCGGTCACGGCCGCGAGACCTCGGGGGGAGATTTCGACGCTCGACGCTCGCCGCGCCGCCTCGATGCACGAGGCCGACGAGCACGAGGCCGGCGTCGAGCGCCGCCCCTCGATGGCCTCGGGGTCGGTCGCGACGCACCCGCCCCCCACGTCGAGCCCGCGGATTTGCGCGGTCGAGCGCGGTCACGGCGGCGAGACCTCGGGGGAGATTTCGACGCTCGACGCTCGCCGCGCCGCCTCGATGCACGAGGCCGACGAGCACGAGGCGCACGTCGAGCCCGAGGCCGACGAGCTGGGGCCGGCGTCCAGGGCGACGAGCACGAGGCCGGCGTCGAGCGCCGCGCCGCCTCGATGCCCGAGGCCGACGAGCTGGGGCCGGCGTCCTCGGGGGTACGTCCCGACGCACCCGCCCGCAGTCGATGCCGGCGCAGAACAGCACACGTGCAAGCGTGTGTCGCGACAAGCTTTTTGGCCGAATTATGGCCGCTCGACCCCCCCGCATGCGGGGGTGGCCAAAATTCGACGTCGAGCGCGGTCAAAGGCTTGAAATCCCTGGGAAGATTTTCGCGCCGTCAAACGAGGGGTGGTCAGAATGCGACGTCTGGCGGAAGCGTCGAGCGCCGCGCCGCCTCGATGCACGAGGCCGACGAGCACGAGGTTGGCGTCGAGCGCGTGCCCCTCGATGCACGGGCCGACGAGCACGAGGCGGACGTCGAGCACCGCGCCGCCTCGATGCACGAGGCCAGCGAGCTGGGGCTGGCGTCCAGGCCGACGAGTCCGAGGCCGGCGTCGAGCGCCGTCGATCCGACGCGTCGGGGATCAATTGGCGTCGCTCAGCCCCCGTCGGGCGATGAGCAGTCACAGGCGCTGGCGGCGGGAAAGAGCACCCAGCAGGCCCATTCGTCGCTTTCACAGCTACACAGCCATTGGTCGAGCGGCGACGTCGGACCTCCGGGGGCCGGCGGCATCCCGCAACAATCGCGCGTGTGTCCCGCCACGCAGACCTCGTCGCCGATGCAGGCGCCGCACGGAAGTGCGTCCCACGCCTGCACGCCGCACGAGGGCGCTGACTGCGCTCCCGACTTGTAGGCGTCGAACTCCGCCGGCACCGGTCCCCAGGCATAGCTGCAAGAGCCAGCCGCGCCGCCTTGGGCGCTGGTGCCCCCATCGGCTCCTCCGCCCCCGTCTGCGGCCCCCCCTGTCGACGAGCCCGCACAGCTCGACGCTAGGAGCAGCCGAGGACACAGGATGACGAGCGTTCGTTGGTAAGTCTTCGGTTGAAATTGCATGTGGATGGTATCCCGGTTGCCGATTTTGTGGCGTGGGTGCGATTCAATGTCGAGGACGTTGTCGTGTCCGAGACGGTGTTCTGGTCCGAGATCCCCGCCCGAGGCCGACGAGCTGGGGCCGGCGTCCGGCGAGCACGAGGCGCACGTCGAGCGCCGGGCCCCTCGATGGCCTCAAGGTCGGTCGGGACGCACCCGCCCCCACGTCGGGCCCGCGGATTTACGCGGTCGAGCGCGGTCACGGCCGCGAGACCTCAAGGGAGATTTCGCCGCGCGCCGCCTCGATGCCCGAGGCCGACGAGCCCGAGGCGCACGTCGAGCGCCGCGCCCCTCGATGCACCCGCCCTCCGCGTCGAGCCCGCGCATTTATACGGTCGAGCGCGGTCACGGCGGCGAGACCTCGGGGAAGATTTCGCCGCTCGTCGCGCCGTCCGCCTCGATGCCCGCGGCCGACGAGCCCAAGGCCGGCGAGCTCGCCGCGCCGCCTCGATGGCCTCGGGGTCGGTCGCGACGCACCCGCCCCCACGTCGAGCCCGCGCATTTACGCGGTCGAGCACGGTCATGGCCGCGAGACCTCGGGGAAGATTTCGCCGCTCGCCGCTCGCCGCTCGCCTCGATGCCCGAGGCCGACGAGCACGAGGCGCACCCGCCCCCCCACGTCGGGCCCGCGGATTTACGCGGTCGAGCGCGGTCACGGCCGCGAGACCTCGGGGGAGATTTCGACGCTCGCCGCTCGCCGCGCCGCCTCGATGCACGAGGCCGACGAGCACGAGGCCGGCGTCGAGCGCCGCCCCTCGATGGCCTCGGGGTCGGTCGCGACGCACCCGCCCCCCACGTCGAGCCCGCGGATCTACGCGGTCGAGCGCGGTCACGGCCGCGAGACCTCGGGGGAGATTTCGACGCTCGCCGCTCGCCGCGCCGCCTCGATGCACGAGGCCGACGAGCACGCGGCGCACCCGCCCCCCACGTCGGGCCCGCGGATTTACGCGGTCGAGCGCGGTCACGGCCGCGAGACCTCGGGGGAGCTTTCGACGCTCGCCGCGCCGTCCGCCGCGATGCCCGAGGCCGACGAGCACGAGGCGCACGTCGAGCCCGAGGCCGACGAGCTGGGGCCGGCGTCCAGGGCGACGAGCACGAGGCCGGCGTCGAGCGCCGCCCCTCGATGGCCTCGGGGTCGGTCGCGACGCACCCGCCCCCCACGTCGGGCCCACGGATTTATGCGGTCGAGCGCGGTCACGGCCGCGAGACCTCGGGGGAGATTTCGCCGCTCGCCGCTCGCCGCGCCGCCTCGATGCACGAGGCCGACGAGCACGCGGCGCACCCGCCCCCCACGTCGGGCCCGCGGATTTACGCGGTCGAGCGCGGTCACGGCCGCGAGACCTCGGGGGAGATTTCGACGCGCGCCGCTCGCCGCGTCCCCTCGATGCACGAGGCCGACGAGCACGAGGCGCACCCGCCCCCCGCGTCGAGCCCGCGGATTTACGCGGTCGAGCGCGGTCATGGCCGCGAGACCTCGGGGGAGATTTCGACGCGCGCCGTCTCGATGCCCGAGGCCGACGAGCACGAGGCCCACGTCGAGCCCGAGGCCGACGAGCTGGGGCCGGCGTCCAGGGCGACGAGCACGAGGCCGGCGTCGAGCGTCGCGCCGTCCGCCTCGATGCCCGAGGCCGGCGAGCTGGGGCCGGCGTCCTCGGGGGTATGTCCCGACGCACCCGCCCACGGGCGGCGCGCACGTGCAAGAGCGCGTGTGTGTCGCGACAAGCTTTTTGGCCGAATTATGGCCGCTCGCCCCCCCCCGCATGCGGGGGTGGCCAAAATTCGACGTCGAGCGCGGTCATGGCCGCGAGACCTCGGGGGAGATTTCGACGCTCGCCGCTCGCCGCGCCCCCTCGATGGTAACACCTCGCTCACCACCGTCTCGACGCCGACCCGCCCCCGTGGCAGGCGCCGCGAGCACGCGCGTTCGGCCGCCACGGCGCGGCATCAGGCTTCGGTAGCAAGTGCCGTGCAGACGTCCGCGTAGCCGCTCGGACGAGGCAACGTTCGTCAGAACCACACATTGTTTGGATACACGCCCGCTCTCTTCGCGCCGGTGCTGGAGCGCGGACGATCGGGTCGGGGGACGCGACGTCGACTCGGGATTTATCCCCGAGCAGCTATCTCGTGCGGTAGCGGAATTCGCTCACCGCGCACCGCCGACCTGATGGCCGTGCTCAGGTAAACCTTCGGATCGAGCCCGCAGAGCTTCGCGCTCTCCACGAAAGAATAGAAGAGCGCCGCGACCTCGGTCCCTCGCCGTGATCGAGACCCATAGTGATTCTTGCGTCCGACCACGACGCCGCGCTCGGCTCTCTCGGTGTGGTTGTTGTCCAAGGGAATTCGCGGGTCGGAAAGGAATCGCGTGAGTCCGCTCCAGTGCCCGGCCATGTACTTGATCGCGTCGTCCAGGCTGCTCCTGGGCACGACCGGCGTCGTCTCCGCCCAATGCTGTATGAGTTGCAGCAGCGGCCTCGATTCCGCATGTCGTAGCGCGAGCCGCTCGGCATCTCCCTCGGGGCCGGGCCTGCACTTCGCCTCGACGGCATACAGGCCGCGGATCAAGTCGAGCACTCGCTTCGTCTCCGCGGGATATGAAGACTCGTTCTTGATGAATTCGCGCCTCGTGTGTGCCCAGCAGTGCGCGAGCGAGAAGCCCTCTGTCTTCGAGAGCGATTTGTACACGGCGTAGCCGTCGCACATCACGACGCCCTTGTAGCCGCCGAGCACCTTCCTCCCGTCCTCGTTCGAGCGACCCTCCAGAATCCGATAGGCCACCGCGTCGGGCGCCACCACGGACCACGCGTGCCAGCGCGAAGGCTCATTCTTGCCGAGGAGCGGCCACCGCGTCTCGTCCGCGTCGATGACGCCGCGGCTGAGCACGTATTGGAAAAGCGCTTCGTACCCCGGCGCGAGCAGCCTCGCGGCCCGCTCGAGCTGATCCCACAGCGTCTGCGATTCCACGAGCAAACCCTCGCGCCGCATCTTGCGCACCTGGCGCTCCAACGGAGCGTGCTCGCCGTACTTGTCCACACCCACCTCGGCAGCGAATTCAATCGAGTAACGTGCTCCCTCGAAGAGCTTCTCGGGGCCGGGCGCCGTCTCGATGCACCCGCCGCAGCCGCAGCGATACTTCTGTCGCTTGTGCTTCTTCAACACGAAGCGGCGCGGCACAGGGTCGATCTCCTCCGACGTCTCGAATTGCCCCTCCCACTCCACGAGCGCTCCGCCGCACGATTTGCAGACCTTGTCGGCGTCGTCCAGCTTGTGGACGACCTCCTCGATTTGCAGTGAAAGCTGCGCCTTCGGACCGTGGCCCTTCTTCGGCGGCTTCGGCGGCTCGGGCGGTTCGGGCGGTGCGTCGCCTTCGCCATTCGCGCGTCGCTCCGACCTTTCGCCGAAGAGCAGGCGATTCTTCTGGGCGATCTGCTGTTCGAGCGCCGCGATGCGCAGCTTCATCTGCTCGGAGTCACCGCCCTTCAGCGCGATGAGCTCCGCGGTGAGCTTGATGATCTCCTTCGCGAGCCGCTGGTTCTCGCGCTCCAGGAGCAGGGCTGCCTGCCGGAGGATTTCAGGGTCGTTCTCGGTCTCGAAATTCACGGGGGCCTCGACTGTATAATGTCGTCAGCCCCTGCGGATGTACCGATGCGGTGCAAAAAAAGCTATCAGCCCCAGCGCAGGACGCGCTCGGTGGGGGCGTAGGGCGGCGGCGAGAGGGGGACGCGCAGCGCGAGCTCGCTCCCCTCGAGCAGAATCGCGAGCTCGCTGGTGGTGAGCACGAGCGGGCGGTCACCAGGCTGCGCCCAAGGCGCCGCGAAGCAGCCCTTCGCGAGGCGCTTCGAGAAGAGGCAGAGCCCCGTCCCGTCCCAGTAGATCATCTTGGCGAGCTTTCGCGTGCGCCCGACGAAGAGGAAGATGTCGCCAGACATGATGTCGCGGCCGAGCCCCGCGACGACGAGCGCCGCCAGGGTATTGAACGACTTCCTCATATCGGCGGGCTTTCGGTACGCGTATACGCGCACCTGCCGGGTCGAGCCGATCACGAAAGCCTCCGGACGAGCTCGACGAGCGAATCCATATCGAGCCCCTCGATCAAGAGCCCACCCGGCCCTCGGACGACGAGCGGGCCGCGTTGGAGAGCAGATGCAGGCAAATCGATGACCTCGACCCGCTCGAAGCTGGGCGCCAGGGTGGGGACGTGCCGCGTCACGTCGAGCTGCGTCGCCCAGCGATGCAATGTTTGAAAGCAGATCCCGAGTTCGAGACCGATGTCACGCTGCGATGCGCCCTGCTCGCGTCTCGCGCTGTAATACGAAACCGCCTTCCGTCGAAGCGAAAGGGGGTATGCCTTGCCGCGACCCCGTCGGCCCTCGATGCGCGAGACCTCCGCACGAATGGCTGCCGCTTGTTGTTCCGTACCCATGTTGAGGCTCCTTCCGGCGGGGAGCCTGGGCACGAGGGACACGGGGCGTCAGGACGGGGGTGGGCGAGGACCTACCCTCGATGCACGAGGCCGACGAGCACGAGACCGGCGTCGAGCGCCGCGCCCCTCGATGGCCTCGGGGTCGGTCGCGAGGCACCCGCCCCCATGCAAGGCAGGCGCATTTACGCGGTCGAGCGCGGTCCGGGCGCGTCGGCCTACCCGAGTGTCCAGTCATCAGCGTGCATCACAGGACGTCGAGCACGACAGACTCGTAAGCCGCAGGAGCGACGCCCCAATCAAGCCACAAATAGAAGGTTGTTGCCCCCGAATGATCAAACCAGATGCCCCTGGGACGATACAATTTCATCGAACCGATATCGCTTTTACGGTGCGCTCGCCGCTCCCCTCGAAGGTCCAGAATGAAGCGTACCCCACAAAGTGACACTTCGGCTCCCGACGTGCCGCGATCGTCTTGGTATGCGCCAAGGCTGACGGACCAGGCCGATTCGATAGTTTTGTTGACTGGGACTTGCATATAAAGTCCGGAGGGTGCAGCAAGATCCGTATAACCAAAAAGCAGCCGAAGCCAATCAACCGGAACTTTTATGCCATCAGCAGCGAAGGAGCCGCACAGAACCTTAAGAATCCAAAGCTCCAGGTTTTTGCCAGCAATGACACGACAGTTGTATGCCGGGACCACCTTGGTGCCTTCGTGAATCGCACGAAATAGGCGCTCCGCGCTGGCATCAAGAACACTGAGAGCAGAATTGTGCCGACGACATAGTATATTCGACTGAAGTGCCTGCTCGGATGGTAGTTCCATATCGGGCTTGTTTGGCCGCATAACTCGAATGGTATCGGATGCCGAACGAGAAAGCGCATAGGCTCTCACAAGTCCTTTGGAAAAATAGTGCTCCCGACTGATCTTCCGATCGCAATCCTCCAGCGCCAGTGCATAGCATTTGGGGTGTGAGTACCCCGTTTGCGGCAGCTTTGGGGTTGTCTTTGCAGCTGCAAGTGGTGCCGGGCTCTCACCATAATCACAGCAGTAGCGAAGACGTCGAGTAGATCCGCACACGCATGGCCCGTCTAACGGAATTCGCACGCGGCGCCCGCTGTCAGAGATAACCACGCGGAATTCGGGTACAATATGCGGGCCGGGCAGCCATGGTGATGATTGCCGATGTAGCTTGCTCATGTTGGGATCGTACTTCGCAGAGATCGCGACGACTGCTCGTGCACTGCATCTTATCTGCAGTACTTGTTCGGCACGAGCCAGCTTGCCGAGCCAGAGCCGACGACAGTAATTCGTACCACGTCGTGCGATGCGGCGCTACCGCAGGCCAGTGATCAACCCTGGTGTGCTCGGTCGAGGCGCCGAGACCTCCGGGAAGATCTCCATAGCGACCGACCTCGCCGCGCCGCCTCAATGCCCCCAGGGACCCCGCCCCCCACGTCGGGCCTGCGAATCTTCGCGGTCGAGCGCTGCGCCGCCTCGATGCCCGAGGTCGGCGAGCACGAGGCGCACGTCGAGCGCCGCCCCTCGATGGCCTCGGGGTCGGTGGCGACGCGCCCGCCTCCCACGTCGGGCCCGCGAATGTGCGCGGTCGGGCGCGGTCACGGCCGCGAGACCTCGGGGGAGATTTCGACGCTCGCCGCTCGCCGCACCCCCTCGCTACACGAGGCTGACGAGCTGGGACCGGCATCGAGCGCCGCCCCTCGATGGCCTCGGGGTCGGTCGCGCCAAACCCGCCCCCCGACGTCGAGCCCGCAGACGTACGCGGTCGAGCGCGGTCACGGCCGCGAGACCTCGGGGAAGATTCCGACGCTCGCCGCTCGCCGCGCCGCCTCGATGCACGAGGCCGACGAGCTGGGGCCGGCGTCCAGGGCGACGAGCACGAGGCCGGCGTCGAGCGCCGCGCCGCCTCGATGCACGAGGCCGACGAGCACGAGGCCCACGTCGAGCGCCGCGCCCCTCGATGCACGAGGCCAACGAGCTGGGGCCGGCGTCCGGCGAGCGCGAGGCCCGCGTCGAATGCCGCGCCGCCTCGATGCACGAGGCCGACGAGCACGAGGCCCGCGTCGAGCGCCGCGCCCCTCGATGCACGAGGCCGACGAGCACGAGGCCCACGTCGAGCGCCGCGCCCCTCGATGCACGAGGCCAACGAGCTGGGGCCGGCGTCCGACGAGCACGAGGCCCGCGTCGAGCGCCGCGCCCCTCGATGCACGAGGCCGACGAGCACGAGGCCCACGTCGAGCGCCGCGCCCCTCGATGCACGAGGCCGACGAGCTGGGGCCGGCGTCCGGCGAGCGCGAGGCCCGCGTCGAATGCCGCGCCGCCTCGATGCACGAGGCCGACGAGCACAAGGCCCACGTCGAGCTCCGCGCTCCTCGATGCACGAGGCCGACGAGCACGAGGCCCGCGTCGAGCCCGAGGCCGGCGAGCTGGGGCCAGCGTCCAACGAGCACGAGGCCGACGTCGAGCGCTGCGCCCCCTCGATGCACGAGGCCGACGAGCACAAGGCCCACATCGAGCGCCGCGCCCCTCGATGCACGAGGCCGACGAGCACGAGGCCGACGTCGAGCGCCGCGCCCCCTCGATGCACGAGGCCGACGAGCACGAGGTCCACGTCGAGCCCAAGGCCGACGAGCACGAGGCCCACGTCGAGCGCCGCGCCCCTCGATGCACGAGGCCGACGAGCTGGGGCCGGCGTCCGGCGAGCGCGAGGCCCGCGTCGAATGCCGCGCCCCTCGA
This DNA window, taken from Polyangium spumosum, encodes the following:
- the tnpC gene encoding IS66 family transposase, with product MNFETENDPEILRQAALLLERENQRLAKEIIKLTAELIALKGGDSEQMKLRIAALEQQIAQKNRLLFGERSERRANGEGDAPPEPPEPPKPPKKGHGPKAQLSLQIEEVVHKLDDADKVCKSCGGALVEWEGQFETSEEIDPVPRRFVLKKHKRQKYRCGCGGCIETAPGPEKLFEGARYSIEFAAEVGVDKYGEHAPLERQVRKMRREGLLVESQTLWDQLERAARLLAPGYEALFQYVLSRGVIDADETRWPLLGKNEPSRWHAWSVVAPDAVAYRILEGRSNEDGRKVLGGYKGVVMCDGYAVYKSLSKTEGFSLAHCWAHTRREFIKNESSYPAETKRVLDLIRGLYAVEAKCRPGPEGDAERLALRHAESRPLLQLIQHWAETTPVVPRSSLDDAIKYMAGHWSGLTRFLSDPRIPLDNNHTERAERGVVVGRKNHYGSRSRRGTEVAALFYSFVESAKLCGLDPKVYLSTAIRSAVRGERIPLPHEIAARG
- the tnpB gene encoding IS66 family insertion sequence element accessory protein TnpB (TnpB, as the term is used for proteins encoded by IS66 family insertion elements, is considered an accessory protein, since TnpC, encoded by a neighboring gene, is a DDE family transposase.), encoding MIGSTRQVRVYAYRKPADMRKSFNTLAALVVAGLGRDIMSGDIFLFVGRTRKLAKMIYWDGTGLCLFSKRLAKGCFAAPWAQPGDRPLVLTTSELAILLEGSELALRVPLSPPPYAPTERVLRWG